In Mercurialis annua linkage group LG5, ddMerAnnu1.2, whole genome shotgun sequence, a single genomic region encodes these proteins:
- the LOC126683087 gene encoding F-box protein At5g49610-like, translated as MEKWPHVVSIAGGVGMALIIGTVLTKTSWIRNKSIKQRNLPPEIISQILIRLPIKSLLRMKSVCKSWRYLLTEDRFFLENHISVHQFHNGELFINGETFKLLSARDGLLLTKSNVTSKYWIQNPVTKHRMILPDPRHKDHLYMHILYVASTNEYKLATAYKDKDENAGCEVFTLGRDFWWRTIRFRPQFTCMNTDEETISVVRTIGTLHSVRVDKNGPKEMISLDLETETFTRNALPQSLFSNWTKIWTLQWNDKLGFGHIDGEKGDFHVLVLRDYKNLKWDKQMVLPLADCLKIKPLFFQSFIPYLTIYGIFHFYLSHQRKVFVYKIASAEVLKIFSLPPGKSNILSGVSLLTLGGMISQVHRFGNNHIINYTVNPVMSSDQSN; from the coding sequence atggaGAAGTGGCCGCATGTTGTGAGCATAGCTGGCGGGGTTGGTATGGCTCTGATTATTGGCACTGTATTAACAAAAACTTCATGGATCAGAAACAAATCTATTAAGCAACGTAATCTTCCTCCAGAAATCATTAGCCAAATACTGATCCGATTACCAATCAAATCATTGCTGCGAATGAAAAGTGTTTGCAAGTCTTGGCGTTATTTATTAACCGAAGATCGCTTCTTTTTAGAGAATCATATCTCCGTTCATCAATTTCACAATGGTGAATTGTTTATCAACGGCGAGACTTTTAAACTACTGAGTGCCCGAGATGGCTTGCTGCTTACGAAAAGCAATGTTACGTCCAAGTACTGGATACAAAACCCGGTGACGAAGCACCGGATGATTCTACCTGATCCGCGTCATAAAGATCACCTATATATGCATATTCTGTATGTTGCATCTACTAATGAATATAAATTGGCAACTGCATACAAGGACAAGGATGAGAATGCAGGCTGTGAAGTGTTTACTCTTGGGCGGGACTTTTGGTGGAGAACTATACGGTTTCGCCCCCAGTTTACTTGTATGAACACAGACGAAGAGACGATTTCAGTCGTCAGAACAATCGGCACCCTTCACTCTGTAAGGGTAGACAAGAATGGGCCTAAAGAAATGATCTCTCTTGATTTAGAAACCGAGACTTTTACTAGAAATGCTCTGCCGCaatctttgttttcaaattggACCAAAATTTGGACTCTACAATGGAATGATAAGTTAGGATTTGGTCATATAGACGGCGAAAAAGGTGACTTTCATGTGTTGGTGCTCAGGGATTATAAGAATCTCAAATGGGATAAACAGATGGTGCTCCCATTGGCAgattgtttgaaaatcaaaccgCTATTTTTTCAATCCTTTATTCCTTATCTCACTATTTATGGTATCTTTCACTTCTATTTGTCGCACCAAAGAAAAGTCTTTGTCTACAAAATTGCATCTGCGGAGGTTCTAAAAATATTCTCCCTGCCTCCCGGAAAGTCTAATATTTTGAGCGGTGTCAGCTTACTTACTTTAGGAGGGATGATATCACAGGTTCACAGGTTCGGTAACAATCACATTATAAACTACACCGTTAACCCGGTAATGTCCAGTGATCAGTCCAACTAA